One region of Catenuloplanes indicus genomic DNA includes:
- a CDS encoding ATP-binding protein, which yields MDPIRNPYAPGAGQRPPELAGRDREVEAFEVVLERIARGRPERSLVLTGLRGVGKTVLLNSLRSQAIGRLWGTGKIEARPDTSLRRPVSAALHMAVRELAGRHRAPDRIDDFLGVLKAFALRSNDDGAKLRERWQPGIDVPATRGRADSGDIEIDLVELFTDAAAIATDVGTGIAIFIDEMQDLGTPDVSALCAACHELSQLGGPLIVVGAGLPHLPTVLSAAKSYSERLFRYQRIDRLDRSAADRALNAPALRENVDYDQKALDLLYEKSGGYPYFVQAYGKATWDHAPRSPITAEDVRVAAPEAEAELAVGFFGSRFERATPAERDYMRAMAALSTSAADDDGLDGAVPTADVARSLGRRPASLSPARDALIKKGLIYSGERGTVAFTVPHFGRYLRTQPF from the coding sequence GTGGATCCGATCCGGAACCCGTACGCCCCCGGCGCCGGTCAGCGCCCGCCCGAGCTCGCCGGCCGGGACCGCGAGGTGGAGGCGTTCGAGGTGGTCCTGGAACGGATCGCGCGCGGCCGCCCCGAACGCAGCCTGGTCCTCACCGGTCTGCGCGGCGTCGGCAAGACCGTACTGCTCAACAGCCTGCGCTCACAGGCGATCGGCCGGCTCTGGGGCACCGGCAAGATCGAAGCGCGACCGGACACCTCGCTGCGCCGCCCGGTCTCCGCCGCACTGCACATGGCCGTCCGCGAGCTGGCCGGCCGGCACCGAGCACCGGACCGGATCGACGACTTTCTCGGCGTACTGAAGGCGTTCGCGCTGCGCTCCAACGACGACGGCGCCAAACTCCGCGAACGCTGGCAGCCCGGCATCGACGTACCCGCCACCCGCGGCCGCGCCGACTCCGGCGACATCGAGATCGACCTGGTCGAGCTGTTCACCGACGCGGCCGCGATCGCCACCGACGTGGGCACCGGCATCGCGATCTTCATCGACGAGATGCAGGACCTCGGCACGCCGGACGTCTCCGCGCTCTGCGCCGCCTGCCACGAACTCTCCCAGCTCGGCGGGCCGCTGATCGTGGTGGGCGCCGGCCTGCCGCACCTTCCCACGGTCCTCTCCGCCGCCAAGTCGTACTCCGAACGCCTGTTCCGCTACCAGCGCATCGACCGGCTCGACCGCAGCGCGGCCGACCGGGCACTCAACGCACCCGCGCTGCGGGAGAACGTCGACTACGACCAAAAGGCGCTCGATCTGCTGTACGAGAAGTCCGGCGGCTATCCGTACTTCGTCCAGGCCTACGGCAAGGCCACCTGGGACCACGCGCCACGCTCGCCGATCACGGCGGAGGACGTCCGGGTCGCCGCCCCGGAGGCGGAGGCAGAGCTGGCCGTCGGCTTCTTCGGCTCCCGCTTCGAACGCGCCACCCCGGCCGAACGCGACTACATGCGCGCCATGGCCGCTCTGTCCACCTCCGCCGCTGATGACGACGGTCTCGACGGTGCCGTACCGACCGCGGACGTCGCCCGGTCCCTCGGCCGCCGCCCGGCCAGCCTGTCCCCGGCCCGGGACGCGCTGATCAAGAAGGGCCTGATCTACTCCGGGGAGCGGGGGACGGTGGCGTTCACGGTGCCGCACTTCGGGCGATATTTGCGGACTCAACCCTTTTAG
- a CDS encoding molybdenum cofactor biosynthesis protein MoaE has product MITVTDQPLDVAAHEAAVSDARAGAVVSFAGVVRDHDHGRSVELLEYEAHPSAESVLREVAAEILADPDVYAVAVSHRYGPLKIGDAALVAAVSTAHRAAAFTACARLVDEVKARIPVWKRQVFTDGTDEWVNCA; this is encoded by the coding sequence ATGATCACCGTCACCGACCAGCCCTTGGACGTCGCCGCTCACGAGGCCGCGGTGTCGGACGCGCGCGCCGGCGCCGTCGTCTCGTTCGCCGGCGTCGTCCGCGACCACGACCACGGCCGTTCCGTCGAACTGCTGGAGTACGAGGCCCACCCCAGCGCCGAGTCGGTCCTGCGCGAGGTCGCCGCCGAGATCCTCGCCGACCCGGACGTCTACGCCGTCGCCGTCTCGCACCGTTACGGCCCCCTCAAGATCGGCGATGCCGCTCTGGTCGCCGCCGTCAGCACCGCCCACCGCGCCGCCGCCTTCACCGCGTGCGCCCGCCTCGTCGACGAGGTCAAGGCCCGCATCCCGGTCTGGAAGCGCCAGGTCTTCACGGACGGCACCGACGAATGGGTCAACTGCGCCTGA
- a CDS encoding molybdopterin molybdotransferase MoeA: MSSETASATPIAWADAQRVAFEAGRAARPDAERVALGEADGRTLAEPLVTLTDLPPFPTSSIDGYAVRGAPPWRVLGRVLAGSVAPPLPDEDGVAMEVATGAMVPGGTRAILRTEESATTADGRIEGTPRAEPEWRVPGDEAARGEELLPAGTAVDPGVIGLAAHCGYDSLPVLRRPRAAVLVFGDELLTGGLPGNGLVRDALGPALPSWLRRLGATVDTGAVLGPVKDTLEAHVDAIRAALDSADLICTTGGTMRGPVDHLHPALRELGGDYLINTVAVRPGFPMLVARVPGPDGRDRFLAGLPGNPQSAIVALMSLVAPLLAGLAGREAPRLPRVTLGAPVRGRGTDTHLALVHVDRENVARPMAHVGSSMLRGLAGASGFAVIPPGTSGEPGSQVDLVPLPLLNGERR; the protein is encoded by the coding sequence GTGAGTTCCGAGACCGCATCCGCGACGCCGATCGCGTGGGCCGACGCGCAACGGGTCGCTTTCGAGGCGGGCCGGGCCGCGCGGCCCGACGCCGAGCGGGTCGCGCTGGGCGAGGCAGACGGCCGGACGCTGGCCGAGCCGCTGGTCACCCTCACCGATCTGCCGCCGTTCCCGACGTCCAGCATCGACGGGTACGCGGTGCGCGGTGCCCCGCCGTGGCGGGTCCTCGGCCGCGTCCTCGCGGGTTCGGTCGCACCGCCGCTGCCGGACGAGGACGGCGTGGCGATGGAGGTCGCCACCGGCGCGATGGTGCCGGGCGGTACCCGGGCGATCCTGCGGACCGAGGAGTCGGCCACCACCGCGGACGGCCGGATCGAGGGCACGCCGCGCGCCGAGCCGGAGTGGCGCGTCCCCGGCGACGAGGCCGCCCGCGGTGAGGAACTCCTCCCGGCCGGCACCGCGGTCGACCCGGGTGTGATCGGCCTCGCCGCCCACTGCGGCTACGACTCGCTGCCGGTCCTGCGCCGGCCGCGCGCCGCGGTGCTGGTCTTCGGCGACGAGCTGCTGACCGGCGGCCTGCCCGGCAACGGCCTGGTCCGCGACGCCCTCGGGCCCGCACTCCCGTCCTGGCTGCGCCGGCTGGGCGCGACCGTGGACACCGGCGCGGTGCTCGGCCCGGTCAAGGACACGCTGGAGGCGCACGTCGACGCGATCCGCGCCGCCCTCGACTCGGCCGACCTGATCTGCACCACCGGCGGCACCATGCGAGGCCCGGTGGACCACCTCCATCCCGCGCTGCGGGAGCTCGGCGGCGACTACCTGATCAACACGGTCGCGGTCCGTCCCGGCTTTCCGATGCTGGTCGCCCGCGTCCCGGGCCCGGACGGCCGTGACCGTTTCCTGGCCGGCCTGCCGGGCAACCCGCAGTCCGCCATCGTGGCCCTGATGTCCCTGGTCGCCCCGCTGCTGGCCGGTCTGGCCGGCCGCGAGGCGCCGCGACTCCCCCGGGTTACGCTCGGCGCCCCGGTCCGCGGCCGCGGGACCGACACCCACCTCGCGCTCGTCCACGTCGACCGGGAGAACGTCGCCCGGCCGATGGCCCATGTCGGCTCCTCCATGCTGCGCGGCCTGGCCGGTGCGTCCGGCTTCGCCGTCATCCCGCCCGGCACGTCCGGCGAGCCCGGCAGCCAGGTCGACCTCGTCCCGCTCCCCCTCCTGAACGGCGAACGCCGATGA
- a CDS encoding MogA/MoaB family molybdenum cofactor biosynthesis protein → MITARVIVASNRAAAGVYADTSGPILVAGLRDLGCDVADPIVVPDGPPVADALRAAVTDRVSLVLTSGGTGITPTDRTPDVTRAVLDYEIPGIAEAIRAHSRDKVPAAALSRAVAGVAGHTLIVNLPGSTGGARDGLAVLGPLLPHAIDQLHGGDH, encoded by the coding sequence GTGATCACCGCCCGCGTCATCGTCGCCTCCAACCGCGCCGCCGCCGGCGTCTACGCCGACACCAGCGGCCCGATCCTCGTCGCCGGCCTGCGAGACCTCGGCTGCGACGTCGCCGACCCGATCGTCGTCCCCGACGGCCCACCGGTCGCCGACGCCCTGCGTGCCGCCGTCACCGACCGCGTCTCACTCGTGCTGACCAGCGGCGGCACCGGCATCACACCCACCGACCGCACCCCCGACGTCACCCGCGCCGTCCTGGACTACGAGATCCCCGGCATCGCCGAGGCCATCCGCGCCCACAGCCGCGACAAGGTCCCCGCCGCCGCCCTTTCCCGCGCCGTCGCCGGCGTCGCCGGCCACACCCTCATCGTCAACCTGCCCGGCTCCACCGGCGGCGCCCGCGACGGCCTCGCCGTCCTCGGCCCCCTGCTCCCGCACGCCATCGACCAACTCCACGGCGGCGACCACTGA
- the moaC gene encoding cyclic pyranopterin monophosphate synthase MoaC has translation MSDPRNLTHVDSSGAARMVDVSAKSVTTRTAVAAGVLRTTAEVVTLLRRDGLPKGDALATARIAGIMGAKRTPDLVPLCHPIALTGVVLDLTPGESTVEITATVRTNDRTGVEMEALTAVTVAGLTLVDMVKAVDPAAVISDVRVLTKTGGKTGDWSRPEDRP, from the coding sequence GTGAGCGATCCCCGAAACCTGACGCATGTCGATTCCAGCGGCGCCGCCCGGATGGTCGACGTGTCCGCGAAGTCGGTAACCACTCGTACCGCCGTGGCCGCCGGAGTGCTCCGCACCACCGCCGAGGTGGTCACGCTGCTCCGCCGCGACGGCCTGCCGAAGGGCGATGCGCTCGCGACCGCGCGCATCGCCGGCATCATGGGCGCCAAGCGCACCCCCGACCTGGTGCCGCTCTGCCACCCGATCGCACTCACCGGCGTCGTGCTCGACCTGACGCCCGGCGAGTCCACCGTGGAGATCACCGCCACGGTCCGCACGAACGACCGCACCGGCGTCGAGATGGAGGCGCTCACCGCGGTCACCGTCGCCGGACTCACGCTGGTCGACATGGTCAAGGCCGTCGACCCGGCCGCGGTCATCTCCGACGTCCGCGTACTCACCAAGACCGGCGGCAAGACCGGTGACTGGAGCCGCCCGGAGGACCGCCCGTGA